Proteins from a single region of Campylobacter sputorum:
- a CDS encoding RNA recognition motif domain-containing protein → MNIYVGNLSYRMTEAELRSTFEAYGSVSRAKIVKDRETNRSKGFGFVEMENVSEGSKAIEALNDTEVGGRKLRVNEARPKD, encoded by the coding sequence GTCATATCGTATGACAGAAGCAGAGCTAAGGTCTACTTTTGAGGCTTATGGATCAGTAAGTCGTGCAAAAATAGTAAAAGATAGAGAAACAAATCGCTCAAAAGGATTTGGTTTTGTTGAAATGGAAAATGTAAGCGAAGGCTCAAAAGCTATCGAGGCTCTAAATGATACAGAAGTAGGTGGTAGAAAACTCAGAGTTAATGAGGCTAGACCAAAAGATTAG